Part of the Flavobacteriales bacterium genome, ACAAAATAAGGTGTGGATTTTTGAGTATCAAGATAACGGAACAAAGTTCGACCAAAGCAACAGCAAATCAGACCAATTCGGAAGCCAGCTAATGATGCTATTGGTTAAAAAGCTTAAAGCAGAGCAAAGTACAAGTTTTGAAAACGGATACACAACTAAAATTATTTTTAAACAACTGATAATCGCATGACGAATTCAATTTTAATAGTAGAGGATGATCCATTCATCTCAATTAGCTTAGAGGGACTTTTGAAAAATAATCATTACCATGTGGTAGATAGCATTGATAATGCAGAAGACGCTTATAATTTTTGCAAAAATGAGCAAGTAGATCTAATCTTATTGGATATAAGGTTAAGTGGTGAAAAAACGGGACTTTGGTTAGAGAAGGAGTTAAAAAAAATATACTATTCTGCCAAGATTATTTTTCTAACGGCATTTAATGACCAAGAAACGATTGACGGAATACTTAATTCTGAAGCCGATATCTATCTAACAAAACCTATTAATAGAAAATCACTTATTTCTAATATTCAGCTCGTATTAAAGCAAAAAACAGAAAAATCTATTTACACTATAGCTGAAGGAAAGAAAAAACACCAACTCGATATCAGATCTGTTCTTTTTATCAAAAGTGATGGTAATTACTTAATTATTCATCAGCAGAACGGAAATAAAATTACGCTTAGAAAAAAGCTAAAAGAAATTCAAAAAGAAATCACTTGTACTCAACTTATAAGAGTTCATCAAAGTTTTTTGGTAAACAAAAATTTTGTAACCACAATTTCCAGCACTCATATTTTTGTAGAGCAAAATAAAATTCCTATTTCAAAACCTTATCGAGGGAAAGTTAGAACTTTTTTTAGACATGAATAGGATTATACTCATGAATTATACAATTCAGACATTCCAAGATTTTGACGACATCATAAGAGCTTTAAAGAAATAAATTTGGACCGATGGTGAGACTTCATTAACAGTTCAAAAATGACATTAGGAACAGTAATCAAAATGAAAAAAATCTCCATTTTTCAGTTAAGAAAAATGGAGATGACTATCTTTAGTTTCTAATTATTTTAACTAAAAAATGGTTTTATATAGCACTTGTAAACATATAGAATCTGTATGTTTTGTTTTATACTCACATTCATGTGCTAGTAATATTTTATATTGGTAGCATAGTCTTATTCTCTATAATCCTCATTATCCGTTCCATTATTAGCATCTGGTAAAACAATGATTCCAGAGTTGTTAACTGCTTTTCCATTTGCATCTTGATACGCTGAATTTGGAGTCGCATCAGCATTATCATGTAATCCATCATTATCTAAATCAGAATTGGTAAATGTAAAACCTGACTCTTGTTGATCAATAAGTCCATCATTATCAGAATCGGCATCTAAGAAATCAAAAAGATTATCCCCATCCGTATCAGCAGGATTTGTTAATCCATTATTTCCATAAGCTTGGAGTTTTCCTTGGGCATCTGTCTGTGTACCTGGGGCAATATAATTAGAAGAAGTTTGAAACTCCACATTATCAGGTATTCCATCATTGTCAGAATCAAGATCCATACTGTTCTCAAGACCATCACCATCAATATCTTTGGCTTCTAGTTCTAATGCAAAAGCATCAATAAAATTTCCGAAAGATGGATGGGAACTAATATAGGCTTGAAACTCAAATCTTACCGTAGTAATTCCCGCAGGAACATGATATGATCCTGAATATACTTGCCATGC contains:
- a CDS encoding response regulator transcription factor, translating into MTNSILIVEDDPFISISLEGLLKNNHYHVVDSIDNAEDAYNFCKNEQVDLILLDIRLSGEKTGLWLEKELKKIYYSAKIIFLTAFNDQETIDGILNSEADIYLTKPINRKSLISNIQLVLKQKTEKSIYTIAEGKKKHQLDIRSVLFIKSDGNYLIIHQQNGNKITLRKKLKEIQKEITCTQLIRVHQSFLVNKNFVTTISSTHIFVEQNKIPISKPYRGKVRTFFRHE